In Candidatus Brocadia sp., the genomic stretch CAAGACACATACTAAAATACTTACGGTTTCTTTATCCTGTCTTTCCAATAGTCTGGATTTCTCTGTAAATTTGCAACTACAACTGCAACAACAAGAATCTCTGTGTCCAATATCTGGTATATTATTCCATAGAGAAAGCGGCGCAGTTGGTATCGGTGGGTATCGTTTGTAAAGGGTGCCAGGCATGTGGGAAATTCTTAATTCGGTCAAAGGCATGGAGTGCTTCAACTAACAATGCATCTCCCAATCCACCAGACTCAGAATGTAATATTCAATAGACTTATCAAGCTCTATTTGAGCTATTTCAAGGAATCTTATCTGCAATATTTCCGGTATTTTAATAGAACTTCGTCAAATGTTACAGTCCTGATCTTGCCGGCCTGATATGCAGCGATCCTTTCTTCAACCTCTTTGCGCCATAAACTGTCTATCTGTTTGTCCGGTTGTTTCAGACTATCCAGAAGGTCATCAACAAGAGACGCCCTTTCCTTGAGCGGAAGTGTCAATGCCTCTTTTAGTATTTTCTCAGATTTTACGGCCATTTTTGTGACTCCGAGTGATTATTCGTTATTATTATCCTTATTTATAGGTTCGAAAACAATCAAACAAGCTTAGTCACATTCTAATAATTTTATAACAATAGTCAATCACTTAATCGGTTTAATCAATGGCAGGTTAACCGTCAGCAATGGTAGCAGAGCTGAGCGGTGATGGTGAGATACCGTGCCTGATAAAGTGGTGGCCCAAGGCTTCGGTCATAGAAAAAGGCTGAGACGGGAAACAAGGGAACATAGGTGGAGGCAAAGAAAATCGGAAAGGCACACCATAAGGAGGAGTAATCTCACCGTTACTAGACAATCTCTACCTGCATCTTTTGGACAGGATATGGGCGAGACAACGACTGGAGAAGAAACTCGGAGCCAGAAAGTACGCTTTGCCGACCATTCTTTCCAGATAACGGTTGACCTCAGGCCGCGGCCCGTTAGGAACGTA encodes the following:
- a CDS encoding addiction module protein — protein: MAVKSEKILKEALTLPLKERASLVDDLLDSLKQPDKQIDSLWRKEVEERIAAYQAGKIRTVTFDEVLLKYRKYCR